From the Paenibacillus sp. FSL H8-0548 genome, one window contains:
- a CDS encoding ABC transporter ATP-binding protein → MLKILKYFNPKNVWFIVISTAFIVFQVWLDLKLPDYLAEITKLVQTEGSSLSEVWKPGAYMMICAIGSLIASFIVVYLVAQSAASLAKRLRSMLFDKVESFSMAEMNQFSTASLITRSTNDITQVQTIVAMGLQVMIKAPILAGWAIVKISSKSWQWTLSSGVSVALLLLMIAIVILFAMPKFRMIQGLTDQLNRVTREGLHGLRVIRAYNAGPSQEAKFEYANRELTDANLFTSRLMALMMPVMSLIMSGLSLAIYWIGAYLINGADTAARLGLFSDMVIFSSYAMQIVMAFMMLSMVFFMLPRASVSAKRVIEVLNTEPSIKDGGSKSTNAAKAGEIEFRNVSFKYADSDEYVLRDISFVARRGETVAFIGSTGSGKSTLLNLIPRFYDVSEGAVLVQGLNVKEYTLRDLHNKLGYVPQKTVLFSGTVTSNVAYGDNGRVEGSAEDVKKAVAIARGQEFVEKLEGGYEGSISQGGSNLSGGQKQRLSIARAVFRKPDIYIFDDSFSALDYKTDRQLRSMLNQETVGATNLIVGQRIGTIKEADLILVLDEGKIVGRGTHQELLQTCEVYRQIANSQLSKEELEIG, encoded by the coding sequence ATGCTAAAGATTTTGAAGTATTTCAATCCTAAAAATGTTTGGTTTATCGTCATCAGTACCGCATTTATCGTGTTCCAGGTATGGCTCGATCTTAAGCTTCCCGATTATTTGGCAGAAATCACAAAGCTGGTGCAGACAGAAGGAAGCTCCTTAAGCGAGGTATGGAAACCAGGCGCCTACATGATGATATGCGCGATTGGAAGCTTAATTGCATCTTTCATCGTCGTCTATTTGGTCGCTCAGAGCGCCGCTTCACTCGCGAAGAGGCTCAGAAGCATGCTCTTCGACAAGGTTGAATCATTCTCGATGGCCGAAATGAATCAATTCTCGACGGCGAGCCTTATTACCCGTTCTACGAACGATATTACGCAAGTGCAAACGATCGTGGCGATGGGGCTGCAAGTCATGATAAAAGCACCTATTCTAGCAGGCTGGGCGATTGTGAAGATCTCCAGCAAGAGCTGGCAATGGACGCTCTCATCCGGTGTTTCGGTCGCGCTGCTGCTTCTCATGATTGCGATCGTTATTTTGTTCGCCATGCCGAAGTTCAGAATGATTCAAGGATTAACGGATCAATTGAACCGAGTAACAAGAGAAGGCTTGCATGGTCTGCGAGTTATTCGTGCTTATAATGCAGGACCGAGCCAAGAAGCGAAATTCGAATACGCGAATCGGGAGTTAACCGATGCGAATCTGTTCACAAGCCGATTAATGGCCTTAATGATGCCGGTCATGAGTCTTATCATGAGTGGATTAAGCTTGGCTATTTATTGGATCGGCGCTTATTTGATCAATGGAGCGGATACAGCGGCAAGACTTGGCTTGTTCAGTGACATGGTTATCTTCTCTTCCTATGCCATGCAGATCGTTATGGCTTTCATGATGTTATCGATGGTTTTCTTTATGCTGCCGCGTGCGTCGGTTTCTGCCAAGCGCGTAATAGAAGTATTAAATACGGAACCAAGCATCAAGGATGGTGGATCGAAATCGACTAATGCCGCCAAAGCAGGAGAGATTGAATTCCGGAATGTCAGCTTCAAATATGCGGATTCGGATGAATATGTACTTAGAGATATCAGCTTCGTTGCGCGCAGGGGCGAGACGGTAGCATTCATCGGCTCGACGGGCAGCGGCAAGAGTACGCTGCTGAACTTAATTCCGAGATTTTATGACGTGTCAGAGGGAGCGGTACTTGTCCAAGGGTTGAATGTGAAAGAGTACACGCTGCGGGATCTGCACAATAAGCTTGGTTACGTTCCTCAGAAAACCGTATTATTCAGCGGAACCGTAACGTCTAATGTCGCCTATGGGGATAACGGGCGAGTGGAAGGATCTGCTGAGGATGTGAAGAAAGCGGTAGCGATCGCCAGAGGCCAAGAATTCGTGGAAAAGCTGGAAGGCGGGTACGAAGGCAGCATCTCGCAAGGCGGCTCGAACTTGTCCGGCGGGCAGAAGCAGCGGTTATCTATCGCTAGAGCGGTATTCCGGAAGCCTGACATTTACATTTTTGATGATTCCTTCTCAGCACTTGATTACAAGACAGACCGTCAGCTGCGCTCCATGCTGAATCAAGAAACGGTGGGCGCTACGAACCTG
- a CDS encoding MarR family transcriptional regulator translates to MDADRSVALELRTLRNMLKRQADGFIHQKYADQLTGMHGWVLKFFVDNQDKEIFQRDFENEFSIRRSTASKILQLMEKNSLITRQSVSYDARLKRIMLTPKAIEYHETIIKKYVALECELRKGISREEMEFFFAVLDKIKKNLE, encoded by the coding sequence ATGGACGCAGACCGATCGGTTGCGCTCGAGCTAAGAACGCTAAGGAATATGTTGAAAAGACAGGCTGACGGGTTTATTCATCAGAAATACGCGGATCAACTGACCGGGATGCATGGTTGGGTGTTGAAGTTTTTTGTCGATAACCAGGACAAAGAGATTTTCCAGCGCGATTTCGAGAACGAGTTTTCGATTCGCCGTTCAACGGCGAGTAAGATTTTGCAATTGATGGAGAAAAATAGCCTTATCACAAGACAGTCAGTTTCTTACGATGCGCGCTTAAAAAGAATTATGCTTACGCCTAAGGCTATCGAGTACCATGAAACGATTATCAAGAAGTACGTTGCATTGGAGTGTGAGCTGAGGAAGGGGATATCGCGAGAGGAGATGGAATTTTTTTTTGCCGTACTGGATAAAATTAAAAAAAATTTGGAGTAG
- a CDS encoding glycoside hydrolase family 3 C-terminal domain-containing protein: MNRDIHALIAQMTLEEKAGMCSGLDFWHLKGVERLGIPSVMVTDGPHGLRKQKASADHLGLFDSVPATCFPSAAGLATSWDRDLIRQVGVALGEECQEENVAVLLGPGANIKRSPLCGRNFEYFSEDPYLSSQMAASHIQGVQSQGIGTSLKHFAVNNQEYRRMTTNAVVDERTLREIYLASFEGAVKEGQPWTVMSSYNKVNGTYASENEYLLTDILKDEWGHEGFVVSDWGAVDERDQALAAGLELEMPSSGGAGDQKVIDAVKSGKLSEEKLDQAVERLLRIIFKYVDHRKNNFTYDREAHHQIARKVASESMVLLKNEGGILPLGQGKKIAVIGPFAQKPRFQGGGSSHVTPTKLDIPIEEMKKLAGSNATVTYAEGYVLENDSIDESLLEKAKHAAKEADVVVVFAGLPDRYESEGYDRTHISIPVNQIRLIEEIAEAQSNLVVVLLNGAAVKMPWLNHTKAVIEGYLGGQAGGGAIADLLFGEVNPSGKLAETFPEQLSDSPSYLFFPGEEDRVEYREGLYVGYRYYDAKKIAPLFPFGYGLSYTTFEYTGIAVDKKELKDTETVNVHVTVKNTGDCAGKEIIQLYVNDIESTVNRPEKELKGFVKVDLLPGEEKTVAITLDKRSFAYYNVGIKDWHVESGEFAILVGSSSMNIHLQETVNIESTVTIKPIYTRNSTLGDIMRNPKQAAKIQKLIQGFQQGMGMGTDKQEADEHSEMMEAMTRFMPLRALASFSQGAVSEQMLAALIEELNE; this comes from the coding sequence ATGAACAGGGATATTCATGCGCTTATTGCACAAATGACATTGGAAGAAAAAGCTGGAATGTGCTCGGGGCTTGATTTCTGGCATCTTAAAGGCGTGGAACGGCTAGGGATTCCATCCGTCATGGTAACCGATGGGCCACATGGACTTCGCAAACAAAAAGCTTCAGCAGACCATCTTGGCTTATTCGACAGTGTACCTGCTACTTGCTTTCCTTCGGCTGCTGGACTTGCAACGTCATGGGATCGTGATTTAATTAGACAAGTAGGCGTCGCATTAGGCGAGGAGTGTCAGGAAGAAAATGTTGCTGTTCTGCTTGGGCCAGGCGCAAATATTAAACGTTCCCCGTTATGCGGTCGTAATTTCGAGTATTTCTCGGAGGATCCATATCTCTCTTCCCAGATGGCAGCTAGCCACATTCAAGGTGTCCAGAGCCAAGGAATAGGCACGTCGTTGAAGCATTTTGCGGTAAACAATCAGGAATATCGCCGGATGACGACCAATGCGGTCGTTGATGAGCGTACGCTGCGAGAAATTTATTTGGCGAGCTTTGAAGGTGCGGTAAAGGAAGGCCAGCCTTGGACCGTGATGAGCTCCTATAATAAGGTCAATGGGACATATGCATCCGAGAATGAATATTTGCTGACCGATATTTTGAAAGACGAGTGGGGGCATGAAGGATTTGTCGTTTCTGACTGGGGCGCAGTAGATGAGCGGGATCAAGCACTCGCGGCAGGTCTGGAACTGGAAATGCCTTCATCCGGCGGAGCAGGCGATCAGAAAGTGATTGATGCAGTTAAAAGCGGCAAGCTGTCCGAAGAAAAACTGGATCAGGCAGTGGAACGTTTGCTGCGTATTATTTTTAAATATGTGGATCATCGTAAAAATAATTTCACCTATGACAGAGAAGCACACCATCAGATTGCTCGGAAGGTTGCAAGCGAGAGTATGGTGCTGCTGAAGAATGAAGGCGGTATTCTTCCTCTAGGCCAGGGCAAAAAGATCGCTGTCATCGGACCATTTGCTCAGAAGCCAAGATTTCAAGGAGGCGGCAGTTCGCACGTCACCCCGACGAAGCTGGACATTCCAATCGAAGAAATGAAGAAACTGGCAGGTTCCAATGCAACCGTCACTTATGCTGAAGGTTATGTGCTCGAAAATGATTCTATCGATGAATCACTTCTGGAGAAAGCTAAACATGCGGCAAAAGAAGCCGATGTTGTTGTGGTATTCGCAGGACTGCCCGATCGATACGAATCGGAAGGATATGATCGTACACATATCAGCATACCGGTCAATCAAATCAGGCTGATCGAAGAAATCGCGGAAGCTCAAAGCAATCTAGTGGTCGTACTGCTAAACGGAGCAGCGGTAAAGATGCCGTGGCTGAACCATACGAAAGCTGTAATTGAAGGCTATCTTGGCGGACAAGCAGGTGGGGGAGCTATTGCTGATTTGCTTTTCGGGGAAGTGAATCCTTCAGGTAAACTTGCTGAAACTTTTCCGGAACAACTTAGCGATAGTCCGTCCTACTTATTTTTCCCGGGTGAAGAAGACCGTGTGGAGTACCGTGAAGGCTTATATGTCGGCTATCGTTACTATGATGCGAAGAAGATTGCTCCCCTCTTTCCGTTCGGCTATGGACTAAGCTATACGACATTTGAATATACGGGTATTGCTGTGGATAAGAAAGAACTCAAAGATACGGAAACGGTTAATGTTCATGTCACGGTTAAAAATACCGGCGATTGCGCTGGCAAGGAAATCATCCAGCTGTACGTAAACGATATTGAAAGTACGGTGAATCGTCCAGAGAAAGAGTTGAAGGGCTTTGTGAAGGTTGATCTTCTTCCTGGCGAAGAGAAGACAGTTGCCATTACGCTCGATAAGCGTTCGTTCGCTTACTACAATGTTGGCATTAAGGATTGGCACGTCGAATCGGGAGAGTTCGCTATTCTAGTCGGTTCTTCCTCTATGAATATCCATCTGCAGGAGACGGTAAATATTGAATCTACTGTTACGATAAAGCCAATCTACACTCGGAATTCGACGCTTGGGGATATTATGCGAAATCCGAAACAAGCTGCTAAAATCCAAAAGTTGATTCAGGGCTTCCAGCAGGGAATGGGCATGGGGACTGACAAACAGGAAGCTGATGAGCATTCGGAAATGATGGAAGCTATGACGAGATTTATGCCGTTGCGAGCGTTGGCATCATTCAGTCAGGGAGCGGTCTCGGAACAGATGCTCGCCGCGCTGATTGAAGAGCTTAATGAATAA
- a CDS encoding helix-turn-helix domain-containing protein, translated as MVPSMTDLQYISSLLHEIFQIPVFYLNARGKIEWGYTGEWIDSPLYTSREAMLAPFSDSVYRLAFPVLHNMDTLENFCSIAIEEEGNYQGTLVLGPTAYSKIPGELINGLINDRWIKSNKEEIITYYRNLPLLSSMNLSKAARLALFMINKEQMDSTLLLHLNRKTLDSSTEAANSAQILSERRLNSNFHHSRDLEERLFLAIKEGQPELLMSMLQNTPFITGTGILAKKSEIRNQKNLAIAGVTLATRYAMDGGMPSESAYTMSDMYIQTIEELTATSEINATLRKSFCDFSERVRSNKTNIYSKPIKKCVSHIFNHLYDDLSLSDLVELTDYSPAYLSTLFKKEVGISFSEYVMKARIEEAKYLINYSDHPLSKVGTLLNFHDQSHFIKAFKKLTGITPKQFQMLRTAKI; from the coding sequence ATGGTACCGTCAATGACAGACTTACAATATATAAGCAGTCTCTTGCATGAGATCTTTCAAATCCCTGTTTTCTATCTCAACGCTAGAGGTAAAATCGAATGGGGATATACGGGCGAATGGATTGACAGCCCTCTTTACACTTCTAGGGAAGCTATGCTTGCTCCGTTTTCTGACTCTGTATATAGGCTTGCCTTTCCAGTTCTTCATAACATGGATACCCTCGAGAATTTCTGTTCCATTGCTATTGAAGAAGAAGGAAACTATCAAGGAACACTTGTACTTGGTCCTACCGCTTACTCCAAAATTCCAGGTGAGCTAATCAATGGATTAATAAACGACCGATGGATAAAGTCTAATAAAGAAGAAATTATAACCTATTACCGAAACCTCCCGCTTTTGTCGAGCATGAACTTATCGAAAGCCGCCCGACTCGCCCTTTTTATGATTAATAAAGAACAAATGGATTCCACTTTGCTACTGCATTTGAATAGAAAGACATTGGATTCTTCGACAGAGGCGGCCAACTCGGCCCAGATTTTATCTGAACGCAGGTTAAATTCAAATTTTCATCACAGTCGCGATCTGGAGGAAAGGCTCTTTCTCGCCATCAAAGAAGGACAGCCCGAATTACTTATGAGTATGTTGCAAAACACTCCTTTTATCACTGGCACCGGGATTCTTGCTAAAAAAAGCGAGATTCGTAATCAAAAGAATTTAGCTATCGCCGGTGTTACACTTGCAACCCGTTATGCCATGGATGGTGGGATGCCTTCTGAATCTGCCTATACGATGAGTGATATGTATATCCAAACCATAGAGGAGCTGACTGCTACTAGTGAAATTAATGCTACCCTAAGAAAATCTTTCTGTGATTTTTCCGAACGTGTCCGCAGCAACAAAACCAACATTTATTCCAAACCCATAAAAAAATGTGTGAGCCATATATTTAATCATCTGTACGACGACCTATCGCTGTCTGATCTTGTAGAGCTTACTGATTACAGTCCTGCCTACTTATCGACCTTGTTTAAGAAAGAAGTCGGCATAAGCTTTAGTGAATATGTAATGAAAGCTAGAATCGAGGAAGCCAAATATTTAATAAACTACTCGGACCATCCTCTGTCCAAAGTTGGTACCCTGCTCAATTTCCATGATCAGAGCCATTTCATTAAAGCTTTCAAGAAACTAACCGGAATCACGCCCAAACAGTTCCAAATGCTGCGGACCGCCAAAATCTAA
- a CDS encoding MMPL family transporter, translating to MSTFLYRLGKSAYTKPWYFIVSWIAILGVVLAILGVNGIHVSSEMKIEGTESQKVLDQLTAELPEASGGQASIVFTAPNGERLDTPERLSSISNAVNDVYNLEYVINPIELAAQAGASMTDAAAQGSQTAQGEASAGSTQEATGELPPYGPMLVDGVPLPGIMIASDGSVALFQFQFTVQQMSLPEWVPDSVINAVTTVEQTGITALPSDSLSTKPAIGSTEAIGIAVAAVVLFMTLGSVVAAGLPLLTALMGVGISVGGAFAFSNVFHMTDLTPVLALMVGLAVGIDYSLFIVNRQRRIILDQGLSAQEAASRAVGTAGSAVFFAGLTVIIALCGMLVIGIGFLSAMALVAALAVLVNVLVALTLLPALLGLVGERICSAKARTKSSTQANKTSHGFSHRWVTGVSKSRWLIIIGVIVILGAGALPVAKMEMGIPSGATANLDTPSRQSYDAISEGFGEGFNGPLLLVAEPKGTGTITMETLGGLVQELQQHDNVSLVTPMGVNKTGNMAIISLIPKTGPTDKETKDLVQELRESEGGTALTNDLTIGVTGFTAINIDMSSKLAEVFPLYVGIIVILSLIILLLVFRSIIVPLKATVGFILSVLATFGITTAVFQWGWLHSIFGFDTGGPLLSFMPIMVTGILYGLAMDYQVFLVSSMRESYVHGHRGTDSVVHGYKQASRVVVAAAVIMVSVFAGFIFAHDIMIKQIGFALAIGIFIDAFIVRMALVPAVMAVFGDKAWWLPKWLDRMLPNLDVEGDKLLAVLKEQEGAANIKANPRQAN from the coding sequence ATGTCAACTTTTCTGTACAGATTGGGTAAGTCAGCCTATACCAAACCATGGTATTTCATTGTCAGTTGGATCGCGATCCTCGGAGTTGTGCTTGCCATACTCGGAGTCAACGGAATACATGTCAGTTCCGAAATGAAAATTGAGGGTACGGAATCACAGAAGGTGCTTGATCAATTGACGGCAGAGCTGCCGGAAGCTTCAGGCGGACAAGCCAGCATCGTGTTTACTGCGCCAAACGGCGAACGTCTGGATACGCCGGAGCGTTTGAGCTCCATTAGCAATGCCGTTAATGATGTATACAATCTTGAGTATGTTATCAATCCCATCGAACTGGCTGCACAAGCCGGAGCGTCGATGACCGACGCGGCTGCGCAAGGCAGCCAGACAGCACAAGGGGAAGCATCAGCCGGGTCCACTCAAGAAGCAACAGGCGAATTGCCTCCTTACGGGCCGATGTTGGTCGACGGCGTTCCGCTGCCAGGCATCATGATCGCTTCGGATGGCAGCGTTGCCCTGTTCCAATTCCAATTCACCGTTCAGCAAATGTCGTTGCCCGAATGGGTCCCTGATTCGGTAATCAATGCTGTCACGACTGTCGAGCAGACTGGGATTACTGCACTGCCAAGCGACTCGCTTTCGACTAAGCCTGCAATCGGCTCGACGGAAGCCATCGGCATTGCCGTCGCCGCTGTAGTGCTCTTCATGACACTCGGTTCGGTCGTTGCTGCAGGCTTGCCGCTTCTAACCGCTCTCATGGGCGTAGGAATAAGCGTAGGAGGAGCTTTCGCCTTCTCGAATGTGTTCCATATGACCGATCTCACGCCTGTACTGGCGCTAATGGTCGGACTTGCCGTCGGTATTGACTACTCGCTCTTTATCGTCAACCGTCAGCGCCGTATCATTCTCGATCAGGGACTAAGCGCTCAGGAGGCAGCTAGCAGAGCAGTCGGCACTGCCGGGAGCGCCGTATTTTTCGCTGGCTTGACCGTTATCATTGCGTTGTGCGGCATGCTTGTCATCGGGATTGGCTTTTTGTCCGCTATGGCACTTGTTGCCGCATTAGCCGTCCTCGTTAACGTTCTGGTTGCCCTAACCCTGCTGCCGGCTCTGCTAGGTCTGGTAGGGGAACGCATCTGCTCTGCCAAAGCACGCACGAAGAGCAGTACCCAAGCGAATAAAACATCTCATGGGTTCTCTCACCGCTGGGTAACGGGCGTATCGAAGAGCCGTTGGCTTATAATTATTGGCGTCATTGTTATACTTGGCGCAGGGGCTCTCCCGGTCGCGAAGATGGAAATGGGAATTCCTTCTGGTGCGACAGCGAACTTGGACACCCCATCAAGACAGAGCTACGACGCGATTTCAGAAGGTTTCGGCGAAGGCTTCAATGGCCCGTTGCTTCTCGTAGCCGAACCTAAAGGCACAGGTACCATTACGATGGAGACACTGGGCGGGCTCGTTCAGGAGCTTCAGCAGCATGACAACGTATCGCTAGTCACGCCTATGGGCGTAAACAAAACTGGCAATATGGCCATCATTAGCCTTATCCCGAAAACAGGACCTACCGATAAAGAGACAAAAGATTTAGTACAGGAGCTTCGAGAGTCTGAAGGTGGCACCGCGCTGACGAATGATCTCACGATCGGCGTTACTGGATTCACCGCTATCAACATCGATATGTCGTCGAAGCTGGCTGAGGTGTTCCCGCTCTACGTTGGCATTATCGTCATTCTCTCGCTAATTATTCTGCTGCTCGTATTCCGTTCGATTATCGTTCCACTCAAAGCTACGGTCGGCTTCATTCTCAGTGTGCTCGCCACATTCGGGATCACTACAGCCGTATTCCAATGGGGATGGCTGCACTCCATCTTCGGCTTTGACACTGGCGGCCCGCTGCTCAGCTTTATGCCGATTATGGTTACCGGCATTCTTTACGGCCTGGCAATGGATTATCAGGTCTTCCTTGTCAGTTCCATGCGCGAGTCTTACGTCCATGGTCATCGTGGAACGGATAGCGTCGTTCACGGATACAAACAGGCCAGCCGCGTTGTAGTAGCCGCAGCCGTAATTATGGTGTCTGTCTTCGCCGGCTTTATTTTCGCTCATGATATCATGATCAAACAGATCGGTTTTGCGCTGGCGATCGGCATCTTTATCGACGCCTTCATCGTCCGAATGGCGCTCGTCCCAGCAGTTATGGCGGTCTTCGGAGATAAAGCTTGGTGGCTGCCAAAATGGCTAGACCGCATGCTGCCGAACCTCGATGTCGAAGGCGATAAGCTGCTAGCAGTACTGAAGGAACAGGAAGGTGCCGCCAACATCAAGGCTAATCCTCGTCAGGCTAACTGA
- a CDS encoding TetR/AcrR family transcriptional regulator: protein MMNKLSLRDIKREATANALADAAFALALEKGMDGFVVEDVVQRAGYSRRTFANHYSCKEEAIATAALIFKGADEVADWIAGLNEDIPPLEILYHLMKLQLTAEHFLKLQQLVSLSKQYPSLEPYILSGLRRLQISAQETLHDLSHGRYPEGYTHLLVGAVYGAVLPLLDGSLNVLLPGQSAAETPEAVTLDHYLDTMFDYLRNGF from the coding sequence ATGATGAACAAACTAAGTCTACGCGATATCAAAAGGGAAGCAACCGCCAATGCACTTGCCGATGCAGCGTTCGCTCTTGCTCTGGAGAAGGGGATGGACGGCTTCGTCGTCGAAGATGTCGTGCAGCGTGCCGGTTACTCCAGAAGAACGTTTGCGAACCACTACTCCTGTAAAGAGGAAGCGATAGCGACGGCGGCTCTTATCTTTAAAGGCGCCGATGAGGTCGCGGATTGGATTGCAGGCTTAAACGAGGACATTCCCCCACTCGAAATCCTGTATCACTTGATGAAGCTGCAGCTGACAGCAGAGCATTTCTTGAAATTACAACAGCTTGTATCGCTCTCGAAGCAGTACCCGTCACTTGAGCCCTACATCCTCAGCGGACTGCGTCGCTTGCAAATATCCGCCCAGGAGACATTACACGATTTATCCCATGGACGTTATCCCGAGGGGTACACCCACCTTCTCGTCGGGGCTGTTTACGGGGCTGTACTGCCATTGCTTGACGGCAGCCTGAACGTTCTGCTTCCTGGTCAGTCAGCTGCCGAAACCCCAGAGGCTGTTACGCTCGATCATTATTTGGATACCATGTTCGATTACTTGCGAAACGGATTCTAG